Part of the Sporomusa termitida genome, TGGTTCTTAGGGCCCAGAATGTTCCATAATTATTGGTTTGAGCGCGCGCTGTTCTGCTGGGGCTGGGCGACGGGCGTAGTGGCAACAGGGGTTACTCTGTTGAGGATCATTGATCCGGAATTCCGCAGCAAGGCGCTGCAAGACTACGGGTTGGCGTATATTTTCATTGCCGTGGTTGAAATATTCCTGGTTTCGCTAACGCCGGTGTTTGTCGGTCTGGGCTATGTGGGAGAAACCGCGGCTGTGCTGATTGGGGTATCTTTATTCATTTTCGTTCTGTCGATTAAGGCCGGCTACTGGTATAATCCCAACCGGACGGAACTGCGGCCGGGCGAAGAAAAAATAAATATGTAAGTATTTCTCTTGTCTCTGTCAGCAGGCAGAGACTTTTTCCTGGCTAAGAGGGAGCTATTGTTGACAGTGCCCACTACATATAAAAATATCTGACACAAAACAGAACTAATATAATTGACTTTATGCGGGTAAACCTTATAGGAGGAAAGGGTATGGTTAATTTGACAGAGTTTGAACAGAAAATGCTTAATGGCCAAGCGGGAGAGTTTAAGCAAAAAGCCTTGCAATTTATTGTAAACTACGCCGATGTGCTGGGAGCCAAAGATTTATGTGAAATCAGCCGGGCAACGCTGTTTATCGGTGCGCAACATTATCTGGAAGGCTTTACAACCGATGATTATAATGAAATTTTTTCGAAATTTTACCTGAATAGTGATAAACCTATCCCTATCGGTCAATTTGATGAAAGCTGTGCCGTACAGACCTGTGTGGCTGCCTGTGTTACCAGAGATTTTGCAACCGTTCATTTAAGCAAGGAATTTTTTGATAAGAACAATAATTTTTATGCTATTACCAGGGAAGCAGGAGCTTCAGAAGTACATACCTGCACACCGTATTTTTCCGGCTGGATTCCTTTGCCAGGCGAGCATTTTGTCACCACAGAATCCAGCAATGTCTTATTATGCAACTCAGTCTTTGGCGCGTGTGGCAATGCCGATGGCATTGAAGCCGCGGTTTGTTCGGCGATTTGCGGCAGAACACCCCGGTGGGGTTTGCATATTAAAGCAGAAAGATATGGGAATGTTGTGTTTACTATACAATGTCCTTCCCAAACTTCTTTCGACTGGGACGTTATTGGCTATACTATCGGCAGGTTTCTGCCCCGGGCAGGCAAGCCGGTCATTGCCGGCAATTTCAAGAGACCGGACATTAAAAAGCTGAGACAATGTTTTTCCTCGCTGGCAACATCTTCTAATGCCGAAATTTGCCACGTTGTCGGCATTACACCCGAGGCCAGGACAGTGGACGATGCACTGGGAGGCAAAGAGCCAGCCGCTTATTTTGCTATTACGCAAAAGGATTATGAGGACACACGCCGGCTGGTGTGCGATCCGGGCAGCGGACCTGTGGATTTTGTCAGTATCGGCTGCCCGCATCTGGCTATTGAGGAAATTAGAGATATTGCAAGATATTTACAAGGAAAAAAAGTAAAACAAGGTGTTGAATTGTGGATTTGGACAACAAAATCCAATCAGGCCTTGGCCGATTATAACGGTTTTACTAAAACGATTGAAGAAAGCGGTGCCCATTTGCTGGACAGCAGTTGCCCGATATGCATGAAGCATGAAGCCCACAAACATGCAAAAGCCATGGTGCTTAGCGGAATTAAGCAGGCAAAAGGCCTGCGAGCGCAAACTGCCGCCACTGTATATTGCGGAGAAACGCTAACATGTATTGATGCTGCAATTTTGGGAAGATGGGAGGCGCCGGCATGAAAACAATCATTCTCAAAGGCAGACCGGCCTTTGGCGGTATTGCCGGGGGCGAGGCGCTGGTATGTCCGGACAGCATTGCCGGCAATACCGGCAGCCTGGGTGAAACCGACGGGATAATCTATGAACACGGCAACCCCAACAGAGGCAAATGCATTAAGGATACTATTTTAGTTCTTCCGTGCGCCAAAGGTTCATGTGGCTGGTCCTGCCACTTTAAGTCCGCAAAAATCAACGGCAATGCGCCTGCCGGCTGGGTAGTAACGATAATTGATTCCCGCATAGGGGTTGCCATTGCGTCCTTAGAAAAACCAGCTGTTTGTGATTTTGCGGAAGCTGACCCTGTGAAAATTATTAAGACCGGGGACTGGGTTAAAATTGACGGCAGTACAGGTATTGTGGAAATTACCCCTAAATAATGTTCCATTGGTTATCTCTGCCACCAGGCAGAGATTTTTTTCTAAGCTCGCCACACCTGCAAAACAGGTGCAGGAATGGGTAGTGTTACGAAATATATCTACTTTTTTTCCTGTCTCTGCTATAATTTAGGGTAAATAATAATTTGACGAAAAATTCAATATTTTTTAAGAACTATTTGATAATAATTTGAGAACAATTTGAGAATAGCTGGAACGTTGTGGCGATGCGCCTGACCGGCCGCTTACAAAACTCTTTGTAATTGGAGGGTGTCTTGGTTTCAGCCCCCTTTTATCTTTTTGGCACGGTTATTGCGATAACAATATAACAACCTCGGTTATAGGTTGCGAACAAAAGAATTGTACCCTTCTTTTGTTCGTTATGAGGGTAAATATTGTTGGAGGGATGATCAATTATGCCTGGCAAGAAGACTACTTTTTTGTATCTGTCCGAGCAAGACATGTTGAAAGCGGGAGTTCTCGACGGTAAGCAGTGTGTGGATACTATTGATGATATGTTTAAGGTGGTCGGCGAGGGCGACTACATTATGGGCGGAATCAGTGAGAACGAGCATGGTCAGCGGATTTACTTCCCGGAAGAAAAGCGGTTTCCCAATATGCCGGTGGCCGGGCCTGACCGCCGGTTCTTATCAATGATTACCTATCTGGGCGGCAGGTTTAACCTTTGCGCCTGCAAATGGTACGGCTCGAATATTGAAAATACCAAACGCGGGCTCCCCCGGTCGGTGTTAATGGTAACACTGAACCATGTGGAAACCGGTGAACCCTTTGCCTATATGTCCGGCAATCTGCTCAGCGCCATGCGGACAGGTTCGATCCCGGCCGTCGGCGCCAGGTATCTTGCCAGCAGGGAGGCCAGAGTCGCGGCCATCATTGGCGCCGGGGTTATGGGGCGGGCGACCGTTACTTGCTTGCAGGCGGCCCTGCCGCGCCTGGCCAAAGCAGTGGTCTATGACTTGGTGCCAGCGAAAGCCGCAGCGTTCTGCGCGCAAATGAGCAATGAGCTGGGGTTTCCCTTCGAACCGGCAGACTCCATGGAAGCAGCCGTTAGAGCCGGTGACGTGATTAGCATCGCCACTGCCGGCAGTGCCAGGCCCCTCCTCCAAAAAGAATGGGTTAAGCCCAATGCTTTGCTTGCCACACAAGGGACGGCAGACATTCCCGAT contains:
- a CDS encoding tyramine oxidase subunit B, whose translation is MPGKKTTFLYLSEQDMLKAGVLDGKQCVDTIDDMFKVVGEGDYIMGGISENEHGQRIYFPEEKRFPNMPVAGPDRRFLSMITYLGGRFNLCACKWYGSNIENTKRGLPRSVLMVTLNHVETGEPFAYMSGNLLSAMRTGSIPAVGARYLASREARVAAIIGAGVMGRATVTCLQAALPRLAKAVVYDLVPAKAAAFCAQMSNELGFPFEPADSMEAAVRAGDVISIATAGSARPLLQKEWVKPNALLATQGTADIPDDLFTSSRIVFDEIKMHQAWKEEEEKIPPAKRLGFPGASVFRLCEQGKINATDLVSLSEIACGKKLGRANEAERFILIIGGMPVEDAAWGHTLYHNARKMGIGQELVLWDEPHWL
- a CDS encoding aconitase X swivel domain-containing protein produces the protein MKTIILKGRPAFGGIAGGEALVCPDSIAGNTGSLGETDGIIYEHGNPNRGKCIKDTILVLPCAKGSCGWSCHFKSAKINGNAPAGWVVTIIDSRIGVAIASLEKPAVCDFAEADPVKIIKTGDWVKIDGSTGIVEITPK
- a CDS encoding aconitase X codes for the protein MVNLTEFEQKMLNGQAGEFKQKALQFIVNYADVLGAKDLCEISRATLFIGAQHYLEGFTTDDYNEIFSKFYLNSDKPIPIGQFDESCAVQTCVAACVTRDFATVHLSKEFFDKNNNFYAITREAGASEVHTCTPYFSGWIPLPGEHFVTTESSNVLLCNSVFGACGNADGIEAAVCSAICGRTPRWGLHIKAERYGNVVFTIQCPSQTSFDWDVIGYTIGRFLPRAGKPVIAGNFKRPDIKKLRQCFSSLATSSNAEICHVVGITPEARTVDDALGGKEPAAYFAITQKDYEDTRRLVCDPGSGPVDFVSIGCPHLAIEEIRDIARYLQGKKVKQGVELWIWTTKSNQALADYNGFTKTIEESGAHLLDSSCPICMKHEAHKHAKAMVLSGIKQAKGLRAQTAATVYCGETLTCIDAAILGRWEAPA